A stretch of Palaemon carinicauda isolate YSFRI2023 chromosome 34, ASM3689809v2, whole genome shotgun sequence DNA encodes these proteins:
- the LOC137627074 gene encoding prolactin-releasing peptide receptor-like yields the protein MMMTTYQTDVAMEKSWKQEEPFEGSFQHLPFPNATAILTSGDNGSSSSHSYDNITTYEPDSNVLAYPITQAVFYIEYLTIFLLGIFGNCLVCYVVVRSKHMHTVTNYFITNLALADILLCVLAVPFTPLYTFIGQWVFGSVLCHLVTMAQGISVYVSSLTLMSIAIDRYFVIIYPFRPRLQITTCYLIIVSIWLFSITATLPYALYIGQVEYNYKYYCEEYWPSEFIRQVFSGCTAIMQFAVPFVIILYCYVKISVRMNQRVKTKPGCKSSRKEEVDRDRKRRTNRMLIAMVTIFGTSWLPMNVVHLVGDYNATAGTWSYYNLCFFITHVVAMSSTCYNPFLYAWLNDNFRKEFQQVLPCFHQTSSSSASERVGQWRSERTCNGNETQHELLLQSGAGGTGGVGGGSGRSFQRQASTNNTPPPEEEEDDIPTSVEAHQMATFVVEVAEQTNGDTYSQATEPLVNGQASDYV from the coding sequence atgatgatgacgacgtACCAAACCGACGTGGCCATGGAGAAGTCCTGGAAGCAGGAGGAGCCCTTTGAGGGGTCCTTCCAGCACCTGCCTTTCCCCAATGCCACGGCCATCCTCACCTCTGGGGATAACGGCTCCTCTTCTTCTCACTCCTACGACAACATCACCACTTACGAACCCGACAGCAACGTCCTGGCCTATCCCATCACGCAGGCGGTCTTCTACATCGAGTACCTGACGATCTTCCTGCTGGGGATCTTCGGAAACTGCCTCGTCTGCTACGTCGTCGTCCGCAGTAAGCACATGCACACAGTCACCAATTACTTCATCACCAATCTGGCCCTGGCCGACATCCTCCTGTGCGTCTTGGCCGTGCCCTTCACGCCCCTCTACACCTTCATAGGCCAGTGGGTCTTCGGCAGTGTCCTCTGCCATTTGGTGACCATGGCGCAGGGCATCAGCGTCTACGTCAGCTCCCTGACTCTGATGAGCATCGCCATCGATAGGTACTTCGTCATTATTTATCCCTTCCGCCCGAGGCTCCAGATCACCACCTGCTATTTAATCATCGTCAGTATCTGGCTGTTCTCCATCACGGCCACGCTGCCCTACGCCCTCTACATCGGCCAGGTCGAGTACAATTACAAGTACTACTGCGAGGAGTACTGGCCCTCCGAATTCATCCGCCAGGTCTTCAGCGGCTGCACGGCCATCATGCAGTTCGCCGTGCCCTTCGTCATCATCCTGTACTGCTACGTGAAGATCTCCGTCAGGATGAACCAAAGGGTCAAGACGAAGCCCGGTTGCAAGAGCTCCCGCAAGGAGGAGGTGGACCGCGACCGGAAGAGGCGCACGAACCGGATGCTCATCGCCATGGTCACCATCTTCGGGACCTCCTGGCTGCCCATGAACGTCGTCCACCTAGTGGGAGACTACAACGCCACGGCGGGGACCTGGAGCTACTACAACCTGTGCTTCTTCATCACGCACGTCGTGGCCATGTCCTCCACCTGCTACAACCCCTTCCTGTACGCCTGGCTCAACGACAACTTCCGCAAGGAGTTCCAACAGGTCCTGCCCTGCTTCCACCAGACGTCCTCGTCTTCGGCGTCGGAGCGCGTGGGACAGTGGCGTTCCGAGAGGACCTGCAACGGGAACGAGACCCAGCACGAGTTGTTACTCCAGTCTGGAGCAGGGGGCACTGGAGgagttggaggaggatctggaagGTCCTTCCAAAGGCAGGCGTCCACGAATAACACCCCTCCTccggaggaagaggaggatgacaTCCCGACGTCCGTCGAAGCCCACCAGATGGCCACCTTCGTGGTGGAAGTGGCGGAACAGACCAATGGGGATACGTACAGTCAAGCGACGGAACCTCTCGTTAATGGACAGGCTTCTGATTACGTCTAA